A single window of Populus nigra chromosome 17, ddPopNigr1.1, whole genome shotgun sequence DNA harbors:
- the LOC133676850 gene encoding fasciclin-like arabinogalactan protein 15 codes for MDSHIYGVSEKTLFLFTLLCFSVASISALPHQNRTGNSTVTGQMINSNSVLVALLDSHYTELAELVEKALLLQTLEEAVGKHNITIFAPKNEALERQLDPEFKRFLLEPGNLKSLQTLLLFHIIPQRVGSNDWPGHKANPTRHTTLCNDHLHLITKNSGKKLVGAAVVTRPDDVTRPDGVIHGIERLLVPQSVQEDFNRRRNLRSISAVLPEGAPEVDPRTHRLKKPEPPLRAGSPPVLPVYDAMSPGPSLAPAPAPGPGGPHHHFDGESQVKDFIQTLLHYGGYNEMADILVNLTSLATEMGRLVSEGYVLTVLAPNDEAMAKLTTDQLSEPGAPEQIIYYHIIPEYQTEESMYNAVRRFGKIGYDTLRLPHKVVAQEADGSVKFGSGDGSAYLFDPDIYTDGRISVQGIDGVLFPEVEKESTTVKKSVSSVKVATTTPRRGKLMEVACRMLGSLGQESHFTTCQ; via the exons ATGGATTCTCACATCTATGGTGTCTCCGAGAAAACCCTTTTTCTCTTTacccttctttgtttttccgTCGCCTCCATTTCTGCATTGCCCCACCAGAATAGAACTGGCAATAGTACGGTTACGGGTCAGATGATAAACTCCAACTCGGTTCTTGTTGCCCTCCTTGACTCGCATTACACTGAGTTAGCTGAGCTCGTTGAGAAGGCTCTCCTTCTGCAAACCCTTGAAGAAGCTGTTGGCAAACACAACATCACCATCTTTGCACCAAAAAATGAAGCTTTAGAGCGTCAACTTGACCCAGAATTCAAACGGTTTTTACTTGAACCCGGTAATCTCAAATCTCTCCAAACCCTTTTGTTGTTCCACATTATCCCCCAACGGGTCGGATCCAATGACTGGCCGGGTCATAAAGCAAACCCCACCAGGCACACCACTCTCTGCAACGACCATCTGCACTTAATCACCAAGAATTCAGGCAAAAAGCTTGTCGGAGCCGCCGTGGTGACCCGACCGGATGATGTGACCCGTCCCGATGGAGTAATCCACGGTATTGAACGCCTCCTAGTTCCACAATCAGTACAGGAAGACTTCAACAGGAGAAGAAATCTGAGATCCATATCAGCTGTTTTGCCAGAAGGAGCACCGGAAGTAGACCCCAGAACCCATAGATTGAAAAAACCCGAACCACCACTTCGGGCCGGGTCACCACCGGTTTTGCCCGTTTATGATGCCATGTCTCCTGGACCATCACTGGCTCCCGCCCCAGCTCCAGGACCCGGCGGACCTCACCACCATTTCGATGGAGAAAGCCAAGTCAAAGACTTCATACAGACGTTACTACACTATGGTGGCTACAATGAGATGGCTGATATTTTAGTGAACTTAACCTCATTAGCCACTGAAATGGGCAGGTTAGTTTCTGAAGGTTACGTGCTGACAGTTTTGGCACCGAATGACGAAGCCATGGCTAAGCTAACAACAGACCAGTTGAGCGAGCCAGGGGCACCAGAGCAGATCATCTATTACCACATAATTCCTGAGTACCAAACTGAAGAGAGCATGTATAATGCTGTTAGGAGGTTTGGGAAAATTGGGTATGATACACTGAGGTTGCCACATAAAGTTGTGGCTCAAGAAGCTGACGGGTCGGTTAAGTTCGGGTCGGGTGATGGGTCGGCCTATTTGTTTGACCCGGATATCTATACAGATGGGAGGATTTCAGTTCAAGGGATTGATGGGGTTTTGTTTCCTGAAGTTGAGAAAGAAAGTACTACTGTTAAGAAATCCGTTAGCTCTGTTAAGGTTGCCACTACCACGCCAAGAAGAG GGAAGTTAATGGAAGTAGCTTGTAGAATGCTCGGAAGTCTTGGGCAGGAGTCGCATTTCACCACATGCCAATGA
- the LOC133676791 gene encoding calcium-dependent protein kinase 26-like isoform X2, with the protein MGNSNCIGSRFSKDGLFQTISSSIRWSRSTDCSINHSKSENGEGLSFTKVQELPVHAQRKPPEQMKIVKGETEHITLQAKPKEGATKPSEIVMKVKEESKPAQPASDKEEKKPAVPTRPNKPLVKRTPSAGLQVDSVLKTRTGHLREYYNLGRKLGHGQFGTIFLCAEKATGKEYACKSISKRKLLTSDDVVDVRREIQIMHHLAGHPNVVSIKGAYEDEVAVHVVMELCAGGELFDRIIKRGHYTERKAAQLTRTIVGVIEACHSLGVMHRDLKPENFLFVNESEDSPLKAIDFGLSVFFKPGEIFNDVVGSPYYVAPEVLRKRYGPEADVWSAGVIVYILLCGVPPFWAEKEHDIFEEVLHGDLDFTSDPWPNISASAKDLVRRMLVRDPKKRLTAHEVLCHPWVHDDGVAPDKPLDPAVLSSLKQFSAMNKIKKMALRIIAENVSEEEIAGLKEIFKMIDTDNSGQITFEELKVGLRRFGANLSEAEIYSLLRAADVDNSGTIDYKEFIAATLHLNKVEKEDHLFAAFSYFDKDNSGYITIDELQQACNEFGMDDVHLEEMIREVDQDKDGRIDFNEFVAMMQKGNTELGKNGLQGNNFGIGFREALSVY; encoded by the exons ATGGGGAATAGTAATTGTATTGGATCAAGGTTTTCGAAGGATGGTctttttcaaacaatttcctCTTCGATTCGTTGGTCTCGATCGACGGATTGCTCGATCAATCATAGTAAGAGTGAAAATGGGGAAGGATTGTCCTTTACTAAAGTGCAAGAACTTCCTGTCCATGCTCAAAGGAAACCTCCAGAACAAATGAAGATAGTCAAGGGAGAGACTGAACATATAACATTACAGGCAAAGCCCAAGGAAGGGGCCACTAAACCATCAGAGATTGTGATGAAGGTTAAGGAGGAGAGTAAGCCAGCCCAGCCAGCAAGTGACAAGGAAGAGAAAAAACCAGCAGTGCCCACAAGACCAAACAAGCCTCTTGTTAAGAGGACACCAAGTGCAGGGCTTCAGGTAGATTCAGTGTTGAAGACAAGAACCGGTCATTTGAGGGAGTACTACAACTTGGGGAGGAAGCTTGGACATGGCCAATTTGGGACAATTTTTCTATGTGCGGAGAAAGCAACTGGAAAAGAGTATGCCTGCAAGTCGATCTCAAAAAGGAAGTTATTAACATCAGATGATGTGGTTGATGTAAGGAGGGAAATTCAGATAATGCATCACTTGGCAGGGCACCCTAATGTTGTCTCTATCAAAGGAGCTTACGAGGATGAAGTGGCAGTTCATGTTGTGATGGAATTATGCGCTGGTGGTGAGCTCTTTGATAGGATTATCAAGCGAGGACATTATACAGAAAGAAAAGCAGCTCAGCTCACTAGGACTATAGTTGGGGTTATAGAAGCCTGCCATTCCTTAGGGGTCATGCATCGGGATCTCAAGCCTGAGAACTTTCTCTTTGTCAACGAGAGTGAGGATTCACCTCTTAAGGCAATAGATTTTGGATTATCAGTATTCTTCAAACCTG GGGAGATTTTTAACGATGTGGTTGGAAGCCCATACTATGTTGCACCTGAAGTATTGCGCAAGCGCTATGGTCCAGAAGCAGATGTTTGGAGTGCTGGAGTGATAGTTTACATTCTCTTATGTGGGGTACCTCCATTTTGGGCTG AAAAGGAGCATGATATATTTGAGGAGGTTTTGCATGGTGATCTGGATTTCACATCAGATCCCTGGCCTAATATCTCTGCAAGCGCAAAAGATTTAGTCAGGAGAATGCTTGTCAGGGACCCTAAGAAGAGACTGACTGCCCATGAAGTTCTTT GTCATCCTTGGGTTCATGATGACGGGGTGGCTCCAGACAAGCCTCTAGATCCTGCAGTCTTAAGTTCCTTGAAGCAGTTTTCTGCAATGAACAAGATTAAGAAAATGGCTCTTAGA ATCATTGCTGAGAACGTGTCTGAAGAAGAAATTGCTGGATTGAAAGAGATATTTAAGATGATAGACACAGACAATAGTGGTCAGATTACTTTCGAAGAACTCAAAGTGGGACTGAGAAGATTCGGTGCTAATCTCTCCGAGGCTGAGATTTATTCTCTACTGCGAGCA GCAGATGTTGATAACAGTGGCACAATAGATTACAAGGAGTTCATAGCTGCCACATTACATTTAAACAAAGTAGAAAAGGAAGATCATCTATTTGCAGCCTTCTCATATTTTGACAAAGATAACAGTGGCTATATCACTATAGATGAACTCCAACAAGCCTGTAACGAATTTGGTATGGATGATGTTCACTTAGAAGAAATGATTCGAGAAGTTGATCAAGATAAG GATGGTCGCATAGATTTCAATGAATTTGTGGCCATGATGCAAAAAGGCAACACTGAACTGGGAAAGAATGGTTTACAGGGTAATAATTTTGGCATTGGATTTAGGGAGGCACTATCAGTTTATTAA
- the LOC133676791 gene encoding calcium-dependent protein kinase 26-like isoform X1, whose translation MGNSNCIGSRFSKDGLFQTISSSIRWSRSTDCSINHSKSENGEGLSFTKVQELPVHAQRKPPEQMKIVKGETEHITLQAKPKEGATKPSEIVMKVKEESKPAQPASDKEEKKPAVPTRPNKPLVKRTPSAGLQVDSVLKTRTGHLREYYNLGRKLGHGQFGTIFLCAEKATGKEYACKSISKRKLLTSDDVVDVRREIQIMHHLAGHPNVVSIKGAYEDEVAVHVVMELCAGGELFDRIIKRGHYTERKAAQLTRTIVGVIEACHSLGVMHRDLKPENFLFVNESEDSPLKAIDFGLSVFFKPVEYCQSYIAGEIFNDVVGSPYYVAPEVLRKRYGPEADVWSAGVIVYILLCGVPPFWAEKEHDIFEEVLHGDLDFTSDPWPNISASAKDLVRRMLVRDPKKRLTAHEVLCHPWVHDDGVAPDKPLDPAVLSSLKQFSAMNKIKKMALRIIAENVSEEEIAGLKEIFKMIDTDNSGQITFEELKVGLRRFGANLSEAEIYSLLRAADVDNSGTIDYKEFIAATLHLNKVEKEDHLFAAFSYFDKDNSGYITIDELQQACNEFGMDDVHLEEMIREVDQDKDGRIDFNEFVAMMQKGNTELGKNGLQGNNFGIGFREALSVY comes from the exons ATGGGGAATAGTAATTGTATTGGATCAAGGTTTTCGAAGGATGGTctttttcaaacaatttcctCTTCGATTCGTTGGTCTCGATCGACGGATTGCTCGATCAATCATAGTAAGAGTGAAAATGGGGAAGGATTGTCCTTTACTAAAGTGCAAGAACTTCCTGTCCATGCTCAAAGGAAACCTCCAGAACAAATGAAGATAGTCAAGGGAGAGACTGAACATATAACATTACAGGCAAAGCCCAAGGAAGGGGCCACTAAACCATCAGAGATTGTGATGAAGGTTAAGGAGGAGAGTAAGCCAGCCCAGCCAGCAAGTGACAAGGAAGAGAAAAAACCAGCAGTGCCCACAAGACCAAACAAGCCTCTTGTTAAGAGGACACCAAGTGCAGGGCTTCAGGTAGATTCAGTGTTGAAGACAAGAACCGGTCATTTGAGGGAGTACTACAACTTGGGGAGGAAGCTTGGACATGGCCAATTTGGGACAATTTTTCTATGTGCGGAGAAAGCAACTGGAAAAGAGTATGCCTGCAAGTCGATCTCAAAAAGGAAGTTATTAACATCAGATGATGTGGTTGATGTAAGGAGGGAAATTCAGATAATGCATCACTTGGCAGGGCACCCTAATGTTGTCTCTATCAAAGGAGCTTACGAGGATGAAGTGGCAGTTCATGTTGTGATGGAATTATGCGCTGGTGGTGAGCTCTTTGATAGGATTATCAAGCGAGGACATTATACAGAAAGAAAAGCAGCTCAGCTCACTAGGACTATAGTTGGGGTTATAGAAGCCTGCCATTCCTTAGGGGTCATGCATCGGGATCTCAAGCCTGAGAACTTTCTCTTTGTCAACGAGAGTGAGGATTCACCTCTTAAGGCAATAGATTTTGGATTATCAGTATTCTTCAAACCTG TTGAATATTGCCAGTCCTATATTGCAGGGGAGATTTTTAACGATGTGGTTGGAAGCCCATACTATGTTGCACCTGAAGTATTGCGCAAGCGCTATGGTCCAGAAGCAGATGTTTGGAGTGCTGGAGTGATAGTTTACATTCTCTTATGTGGGGTACCTCCATTTTGGGCTG AAAAGGAGCATGATATATTTGAGGAGGTTTTGCATGGTGATCTGGATTTCACATCAGATCCCTGGCCTAATATCTCTGCAAGCGCAAAAGATTTAGTCAGGAGAATGCTTGTCAGGGACCCTAAGAAGAGACTGACTGCCCATGAAGTTCTTT GTCATCCTTGGGTTCATGATGACGGGGTGGCTCCAGACAAGCCTCTAGATCCTGCAGTCTTAAGTTCCTTGAAGCAGTTTTCTGCAATGAACAAGATTAAGAAAATGGCTCTTAGA ATCATTGCTGAGAACGTGTCTGAAGAAGAAATTGCTGGATTGAAAGAGATATTTAAGATGATAGACACAGACAATAGTGGTCAGATTACTTTCGAAGAACTCAAAGTGGGACTGAGAAGATTCGGTGCTAATCTCTCCGAGGCTGAGATTTATTCTCTACTGCGAGCA GCAGATGTTGATAACAGTGGCACAATAGATTACAAGGAGTTCATAGCTGCCACATTACATTTAAACAAAGTAGAAAAGGAAGATCATCTATTTGCAGCCTTCTCATATTTTGACAAAGATAACAGTGGCTATATCACTATAGATGAACTCCAACAAGCCTGTAACGAATTTGGTATGGATGATGTTCACTTAGAAGAAATGATTCGAGAAGTTGATCAAGATAAG GATGGTCGCATAGATTTCAATGAATTTGTGGCCATGATGCAAAAAGGCAACACTGAACTGGGAAAGAATGGTTTACAGGGTAATAATTTTGGCATTGGATTTAGGGAGGCACTATCAGTTTATTAA
- the LOC133677381 gene encoding protein WVD2-like 4 isoform X2 encodes MEVENAVKSNEETIAQEIHAEATVLAPEKEKTNATNSERPLNANETSESFAKAEGLISSSIASEGAASVSQRKISNALKEPAPRKGTSSKNSKLAKDKPNMKGSGAFSRSHRPILSQSVSFPAKGVCTDNMTKSIEEHPLRTAAKHARDEGTKVKVSFPHISVTSSPRLNQANRRVPTGVNSKESNINCSKTLTRQSSSAGKSCSQQATSVKSSSLNEAAKRHPPQASESAAHQNSKPETTTLSSKEDDDTHSTTSSATPSGRRSSGSGFSFRLEERAEKRKEFFSKIEEKIHAKEIEQTNLQEKSKENQEAEIKQLRKSLTFKATPMPSFYKEPPPKAELKKIPTTRAISPKLGRRMSSTTLTNNSLEDSGSSFSPRASHSPRLNQESSNPTKGIQRNGNKDNGASKTPIRKSQPKLQSHQIMANGLEGKTVKSKAKPPGAENQTQKAGVGKVEENENNSKKIPLCDNGIQTMPENNTPQNDGLVLSSSNPEFMLPQVTVGG; translated from the exons ATGGAGGTCGAAAATGCAGTTAAATCGAATGAGGAAACCATCGCCCAAGAAATTCATGCTGAAGCAACTGTTTTGGcaccagaaaaagaaaaaacaaatgctaCCAATAGTGAAAGGCCTCTTAATGCCAATGAAACATCTGAGAGTTTTGCCAAAGCTGAAGGtcttatttcttcttctataGCAAGTGAAGGTGCAGCAAGTGTTTCTCAACGAAAAATCTCAAATGCCTTAAAG GAACCTGCTCCTCGGAAAGGCACGAGTTCAAAGAACAGCAAATTGGCCAAGGATAAGCCTAATATGAAAGGCTCAGGTGCATTTTCACGTAGCCATAGGCCAATACTTTCTCAAAGTGTTTCATTTCCCGCAAAAGGAGTGTGTACTGATAATATGACGAAGAGCATTGAGGAACACCCGCTCAGAACTGCTGCAAAGCATGCCCGAGATGAAGGAACAAAGGTGAAGGTCTCTTTTCCCCATATATCAGTCACTTCAAGTCCCCGTCTCAATCAAGCCAACAGGCGTGTTCCAACTGGAGTGAATTCAAAGGAATCAAATATCAATTGTAGTAAGACTTTAACTAGGCAGAGTTCTTCAGCAGGCAAGTCTTGCAGTCAACAGGCTACG TCTGTGAAATCAAGTTCTTTGAATGAAGCTGCTAAGCGCCATCCACCCCAGGCTTCTGA GTCCGCTGctcatcaaaattcaaaacctgAGACAACCACATTGTCAAGCAAAGAAGATGATGACACCCATTCCACAACCTC AAGTGCCACTCCTAGCGGGAGGAGAAGCAGTGGTTCTGGATTCTCCTTCAGATTGGAAGAACGTGCTGAAAAACGGAAGGAG TTCTTTTCAAAGATTGAAGAGAAGATCCATGCTAAGGAAATTGAACAAACTAACTTGCAGGAAAAATCAAAG GAGAACCAGGAGGCAGAGATCAAGCAACTGAGGAAGAGTTTGACATTTAAAGCTACACCTATGCCAAGTTTCTACAAAGAACCTCCTCCAAAAGCAGAACTAAAGAAG ATACCAACTACTCGTGCAATATCACCGAAGCTTGGAAGGCGCATGAGCTCCACCACTTTAACGAACAACTCTTTGGAAGACAGTGGATCTTCTTTTAGCCCACGAGCTTCTCACAGCCCACGTCTGAACCAAGAATCAAGCAACCCAACCAAGGGAATTCAGAGAAATGGTAACAAGGATAATGGTGCTTCAAAAACCCCAATTAGGAAGTCCCAACCTAAGCTTCAATCTCACCAAATCATGGCCAATGGACTGGAAGGAAAGACTGTCAAGTCCAAAGCAAAGCCACCTGGAGCAGAGAATCAAACCCAGAAAGCTGGTGTCGGAAAAGTGGAAGAAAACGAGAATAATTCTAAGAAAATCCCTTTATGTGATAATGGAATTCAGACCATGCCTGAAAACAACACTCCTCAGAACGATGGACTGGTATTGTCCTCGTCCAATCCTGAGTTCATGCTCCCTCAAGTCACAGTCGGAGGGTGA
- the LOC133677381 gene encoding protein WVD2-like 4 isoform X1 codes for MEVENAVKSNEETIAQEIHAEATVLAPEKEKTNATNSERPLNANETSESFAKAEGLISSSIASEGAASVSQRKISNALKEPAPRKGTSSKNSKLAKDKPNMKGSGAFSRSHRPILSQSVSFPAKGVCTDNMTKSIEEHPLRTAAKHARDEGTKVKVSFPHISVTSSPRLNQANRRVPTGVNSKESNINCSKTLTRQSSSAGKSCSQQATSVKSSSLNEAAKRHPPQASESAAHQNSKPETTTLSSKEDDDTHSTTSSATPSGRRSSGSGFSFRLEERAEKRKEFFSKIEEKIHAKEIEQTNLQEKSKEFGSSFHLSLFGGMQENQEAEIKQLRKSLTFKATPMPSFYKEPPPKAELKKIPTTRAISPKLGRRMSSTTLTNNSLEDSGSSFSPRASHSPRLNQESSNPTKGIQRNGNKDNGASKTPIRKSQPKLQSHQIMANGLEGKTVKSKAKPPGAENQTQKAGVGKVEENENNSKKIPLCDNGIQTMPENNTPQNDGLVLSSSNPEFMLPQVTVGG; via the exons ATGGAGGTCGAAAATGCAGTTAAATCGAATGAGGAAACCATCGCCCAAGAAATTCATGCTGAAGCAACTGTTTTGGcaccagaaaaagaaaaaacaaatgctaCCAATAGTGAAAGGCCTCTTAATGCCAATGAAACATCTGAGAGTTTTGCCAAAGCTGAAGGtcttatttcttcttctataGCAAGTGAAGGTGCAGCAAGTGTTTCTCAACGAAAAATCTCAAATGCCTTAAAG GAACCTGCTCCTCGGAAAGGCACGAGTTCAAAGAACAGCAAATTGGCCAAGGATAAGCCTAATATGAAAGGCTCAGGTGCATTTTCACGTAGCCATAGGCCAATACTTTCTCAAAGTGTTTCATTTCCCGCAAAAGGAGTGTGTACTGATAATATGACGAAGAGCATTGAGGAACACCCGCTCAGAACTGCTGCAAAGCATGCCCGAGATGAAGGAACAAAGGTGAAGGTCTCTTTTCCCCATATATCAGTCACTTCAAGTCCCCGTCTCAATCAAGCCAACAGGCGTGTTCCAACTGGAGTGAATTCAAAGGAATCAAATATCAATTGTAGTAAGACTTTAACTAGGCAGAGTTCTTCAGCAGGCAAGTCTTGCAGTCAACAGGCTACG TCTGTGAAATCAAGTTCTTTGAATGAAGCTGCTAAGCGCCATCCACCCCAGGCTTCTGA GTCCGCTGctcatcaaaattcaaaacctgAGACAACCACATTGTCAAGCAAAGAAGATGATGACACCCATTCCACAACCTC AAGTGCCACTCCTAGCGGGAGGAGAAGCAGTGGTTCTGGATTCTCCTTCAGATTGGAAGAACGTGCTGAAAAACGGAAGGAG TTCTTTTCAAAGATTGAAGAGAAGATCCATGCTAAGGAAATTGAACAAACTAACTTGCAGGAAAAATCAAAG GAATTTGGATCTTCATTTCACCTTTCACTCTTTGGTGGCATGCAGGAGAACCAGGAGGCAGAGATCAAGCAACTGAGGAAGAGTTTGACATTTAAAGCTACACCTATGCCAAGTTTCTACAAAGAACCTCCTCCAAAAGCAGAACTAAAGAAG ATACCAACTACTCGTGCAATATCACCGAAGCTTGGAAGGCGCATGAGCTCCACCACTTTAACGAACAACTCTTTGGAAGACAGTGGATCTTCTTTTAGCCCACGAGCTTCTCACAGCCCACGTCTGAACCAAGAATCAAGCAACCCAACCAAGGGAATTCAGAGAAATGGTAACAAGGATAATGGTGCTTCAAAAACCCCAATTAGGAAGTCCCAACCTAAGCTTCAATCTCACCAAATCATGGCCAATGGACTGGAAGGAAAGACTGTCAAGTCCAAAGCAAAGCCACCTGGAGCAGAGAATCAAACCCAGAAAGCTGGTGTCGGAAAAGTGGAAGAAAACGAGAATAATTCTAAGAAAATCCCTTTATGTGATAATGGAATTCAGACCATGCCTGAAAACAACACTCCTCAGAACGATGGACTGGTATTGTCCTCGTCCAATCCTGAGTTCATGCTCCCTCAAGTCACAGTCGGAGGGTGA